In Mycolicibacter virginiensis, the DNA window GGTGATCGAACGCAACGTGCTGGAGTGGCGCTGCGACCCGACCAGCGACGCCCGGCTGCCACAGGCGGTCGACGACGACGTGCAGTGGATCATCTTGTGCTCGCAGGGCTACACCTCGAGCCTGGCCGCGGCGGCGTTGCAGGACTTGGGGCTGCACCGCGCCACCGACGTCATCGGCGGCTATCAGGCCCTGGCTGCGGTCGGGGAGCTGGTGGAGCCGGCCCCGCTGGCCGCGCTAAGCGTTGGAGTGCAGCAGGGGGCGGAGCCGTTCAGTCTTCTCCGGGGTCCACGACGCTGGATGTAGGATCGCCGCCCACGCATCGGCGGCGTCGGCGACGTAGCTGTGGCCATGACCGTCGGGCACGTCGATCGCCACCGCCATGTCGGCAGAGACCTGCAGGAACGTCACGATCGGGGTCCAGTGCACCTGCGGCAGCACGTCGTAGCCGCGTGGCTCTCGCAGCCAGTCGGGCTTGTGGTACAGCAGATCCGGATGCCACCAGGCGATCGGGTCGGAGGCGTGCTGTAGGTAAACCACTCGCGGCGTATCCGGTGCGCCCCAAGGGGTGTCGGGACGGGCCAGGTCTTGCGGGCGAGCGACGAACCGCACGGCGCGGCCGTCGTGGTAGATCGGCAGCCATTGCGGGGACCCAGGATCGCGGTTGATGGTCAGGTCGGTCCAGATGGTGTTCTGAAAGGTCGGACCGGAAAACAGCGCACCGTCGGTACGCGCCAGCACATTGTTGAGGCTCATGAAGGAGGCCTCGCCGCCGAAGGAACCGAGGCTTTCGCCGAACACCACCAGTTTGGGGCGCTGGGCCTCCGGCAGGGCCCGGATCTGTTTGTCGACGGCTTCGAACAGGGCCTGGCCGGCCTGGCGCGCGTTCTCCTTGTCGACCAGGAAGGACAGCCAACTGGGCAGGAACGAATACTGCATGCTCACGATCGCGGTGTCGCCGTTGAACATGTATTCCAGGGCCGAGGCCTCCGCCTCGTTGATCCAGCCGGTGCCCGTCGTGGTGGCCACCGCCACCACCGCGCGGCTCAGCCCGCCGGTGCGGGCCAGCTCGGCTGCGGCCAGCTCAGCGGTCTCCTTGATTCCGTGGGCCGAATTCAGGCCGGCGTAGGCACGAATCGGTTCGGTGGCCGGTGCGCCGTTGAACGCGCTGAGCTGGGCGACGGTGGGCCCGTTCGCGACGAAGATGCGGCCCTGATGGCCCAGCGACTCCCAGGACGCCAGCGACTCCGGTCCGCCCGAGCGCAGCCGGGTCGACGGGGCGGCCCGGTCGGGGCTGGTCTCCTCGTTGACCGAGGCGAAGGTGCTGTTCATGACGTGCATAGCGGTCTTGAGCACCAGACCGTTGAGCACCGCCACAACCAGAGCCACCAGTAACGACACTGCGACCACGGCCGAAACCCGCGGCGGGGCAACGCGTTCGAGCTGGCGCACCAGAAAGCGGATCAGCATCCGGATCAGTTGGCCGATCTCGACCAGGATGAACAGCGTGACCACCGCGATCGCGCCGGCTTGCGGGTAGTTGTACCAAGTCAGGTGCGGCACACCCATCAGGTCGCGCATCTGGTCCTGCCAGCCGTGGATCGTCCACACCACCCAGAGATGGATGACCGCCGCGACGGGAATCAGCACCCGCCACGCCCACCGCGGGGCCGGCGGGCTGGTGTCCTTCGAGCGCATGTAGCGGACCAGCCAGACGCTGAACACCCCCAGGGCATAGCCGATGGCCCCCGAGCCGCCGCTGACCAAACCCTGGAACAGCGGCCCACGGGGCAGCAGCGACGGCGTCAGCGACAGCCACAGAAACACCAGGCCCATCGCGGTGCCGGTGAACGTGTAGTGGCGGACCCACCAGGGTGCGCGCGCGATCGCCTCCGGGGGTGTTTCCGCGGTTGCGGTGTCGGTGGCTGTCGCGCTCATCGGGAGCTACTCAGCGGTGGGTGAAATTCGGTGCGCGCTTCTCGGTGAACGCCGCCATGCCCTCGGTCTGGTCGTCGGTCGCGAACGCCGAGTGGAACAGACGGCGCTCATAGAGCAGCCCTTCGGCCAGGGTGGACTCGAAGGCCCGGTTGACGGCTTCCTTGGCCATCCGGGCCGCCGACAGGCTCATCCCGGCGATGGTGGCGGCGACCTGGCCGGCCTCGGCCAGTAGGTCGTCGGCCGGCACCACGCGGGACACCAAGCCGGATCGCTCGGCCTCGGCGGCGTCGATGGTGCGGCCGGTCAGGATCAGGTCCATCGCCTTGGCCTTGCCGATGGCCCGGGTCAGGCGCTGCGAGCCGCCCATGCCGGGCAGCACACCCAGCTTGATCTCCGGCTGGCCGAACTTGGCCGTGTCGGCGGCGATCAGCAGGTCGCACATCATCGCCAGTTCGCAGCCGCCGCCCAGGGCGTGCCCGGCCACCGCGGCGATGGTCGGGGTGCGTACCGCGGCCAGCTTGGACCAGGCGGCGAAGAAGTCGGCGGCGAACACCTCGGCGAAGCTCAGATCGGCCATCTCTTTGATGTCCGCTCCGGCGGCGAACGCCTTGGCGCTACCGGTGATGATGATGGCTCCGATGCCGGGGTCTGCGTCGAATTCAGCTGCGGCGGTGGTGACTTCGTTCATCACCTGGCTGTTGAGGGCGTTGAGTGCCTGCGGCCGGTTCAAGGTGATGGTGCCGACGCGTCCATCGCGGTCGACAAGAATGGTTTCGTAAGTCATGGGTTCTCCTTAGAAGGTCAGGTCGGGTTCGGCGGGAACGAAGTAGCTCTCGATATCGGCGGCGCTCACCTCGGCCAGCGTCGCCGGGGACCACTGCGGATTCCGGTCCTTGTCGACCAGCTGGGCGCGGATGCCCTCCACCAGATCATGCGAGCGCAGCGACGCGCACGACACCCGGTATTCCTGGATCAGAACGTCTTCCAGGGTGGTGAGCCGGCCCGCCCGGCGCACCGCCTCCAACGTCACCGCGCACGCGACCGGGGAGCGGGTGCCGATCAGTTCGGCAGCGGCGTTGGCGTCGGGGCTGGCGTGGCCGGCCAGCGCATCCACGATCTGCGCGACGGTGTCGTGCGCGTAGCACTCATCGATCCAGTCGCGGTGTGCGGCAAGCTGACTCGCTGGCGCGTCGGTTGCGTGTGCGGCCAGGGCGCTGTCCACTCCATCGGCGATGATCGCCGCGGTGAAGGCCTCCAGTGCCGCGTGCGGCACGTAGTGGTCGGCGAAACCCAGGGCGATGGCGTCCGGGCCGGAGAACGGTGCGCCGGTCAGGGCTACGTGCAGACCGAGCCGGCCGGGGGAGCGCGAGAGCAGATAGGTGCCGCCGACATCGGGGATGAAACCGATACCGACCTCGGGCATGGCCATCTTGGTGGTGTCGGTGACCACCCGGGTGTTGGCGTGCGCCCCGACTCCGACACCGCCGCCCATCACGATGCCGTCCATCAACGACACGTACGGCTTTCCGAATCCGCCGATCCGCGCATTGAGCAGGTACTCGTCGTACCAGAATCGTCGCGCATCCGCGCCGTCGGATTTGGCGCTGTGATAGATCGCGACCACGTCGCCGCCGGCGCACAGTCCGCGCTCACCGGCCCCGGTGAGTACCACCGCCGTGACCGCCGGATCCTCGGCCCAGATGGACAGTGCCGCGGTCATGGCGGTCACCATCGGAAGGTTCAGCGAGTTGATCGCCTTCGGACGGTTGAGTGTCAGCAGGCCGACCCCGTTGTCAACGTGGGCCAGGACCTCGTCAGATTCACCTGTCACGCCTTCGCAATGTAGATCCCTACGCGCGGTCACTGATCCGCGGGTAAGGTTTGGCAGCAGAGCGGCCTGAACGCCGTCGGGAACTCCGGCGGGTCGGGAAACGTTGATTTGAGTATTCGTAACCCTTCGCTTCACAGCCCCAAGAGAGGATCGGGACGGTGCGGGAGACCAGCAACCCGGTATTTCGTTCGTTGCCCAAACAGGGCGGCGGCTACGCGCAGTTCGGAACCGGTATGGCCGGTGCGACTCAGCAGGTGGGCCAGACCTACCAGGTCGACCCGTCATTGGCGCAGTACCAGCAGCGGGAGGTCACTCGCCCGCTGACCATCGATGACGTCGTCACCAAGACCGGCATCACGCTGGGTGTGCTGAGCGTGGCGGCGATCATCTCCTTCTTCATGGTGTCGGCCAATCAGGCGCTGGCCGGGCCGCTGACCTTCGTCGGCGCGTTCGGCGGCCTTGCCGTGGTGATGGTGGCCATGTTCGCCCGCAAGCAGGACAACAAGGCGGTGGTGCTCAGCTACGCGGTGCTCGAGGGCCTGTTCCTCGGCGCCATCTCCTGGGTGCTGACCGCCTTCACGGTGGGGACCGGCAACGCCGGCTCGATGATCGGACAGGCCGTGATGGGCACCCTCGGGGTGTTCGGCGGCATGCTGGTGGTCTACAAGACCGGCGCCATTCGGGTCACGCCGAAGTTCACCCGGATGCTCGTCGCCGGCATGTTCGGTGTGCTGGCCCTGATGATCGGCAACCTGGTGCTGTCGCTGTTCGGCGTCGGCGGCGGTGAGGGCCTGGGCCTGCGCAGCGGCGGGACGCTGTCCATCATCTTCTCGCTGGTGTGCATCGGGATCGCCGCGTTCAGCTTCCTGATCGACTTCGACGCCGCCGACCAGCTGATCCGCGCCGGCGCGCCGGAGAAGGCGGCCTGGGGCATCGCACTGGGCCTGACCGTGACCCTGGTCTGGCTGTACCTGGAGATCCTGCGGCTGCTCAGCTACTTCCAGAGCGAGTGACCCGCTAGCTTTTCCCGTTGACTCTGCGCTGACCAGGCAACCTACTCGCACTTTTGCCTGGTACGCGCAGAGTCATTTTTTGTGTCGGTGGCCCCGGGCAGCATGCCGACATGGGACAGCCATTCATCGGTAGTGAGGCATTGGCGGCCGGGGCGGTCACCTGGCACGAGCTGGAGAAGTACTACCGCTCGATCGCGCCCAACGTGTATCTGGACAAGCGCGTCACACTCGCGCTGCGACACCGCACTGAGGGAGCCTGGCTGTGGTCGCATCGTCAGGGGGTCGTCTCCGGCTTGGCGGCATCCGCCTTGCACGGGGCGAACTGGGTGGACGACGACGCCACCGTCGAACTGATCTGGCGTAACGCGCGAGCCCCGCACGGGATCAAGACGCGTGCTGATTTGATCCTCGATGGCGAATCTCAGCACCTCGCCGGCGTCGTCGCCACCACTCCCGAACGCACCGCTTTTGACCTGGGCCGCCGCGGCCCGTTGCGTCAGGCGGTCGCCAGGCTCGACGCGCTGGCCAACGCCACGCATTTCAAGATCGACGATGTGGCGCGGCTGGCGTCGCGGCATCGTCATACCCGCGGCCTGCGCCAACTGGAAGCCGCGCTGTACCTCGTCGATGCCGGTGCGCAGTCACCGAAGGAGACCTGGCTGCGGCTGTTGCTCAGCGACGCCGGGTTCCCTAGACCCCAGACCCAGATCCCGGTGCTGGGCCCCGACGGTTATCCGAAGTACTTCCTCGACATGGGGTGGGAAGACGTCACGCTCGCGGTCGAATACGACGGCGATCAGCACCGCACCAGCCGCTCACAATTTGTGAAGGACGTCGAGCGTCTGGAGTACATCCGACAGGCGGGCTGGACGCACGTCACGGTGCTCGCCGAACACCGGGGCTACGACGTGGTCCGCCGCGTCAGGGAAGCCTGGGATGCCCTAAAACGACGTTGACTCTGCGCTGACCAGGCGAGTTACTCGCACATTTGCCTGGTAGGCGCAGAGTCAACGGGAATACGGGAACTAGGAGAGCCGCTCGACCACCATGGCCATGCCCTGGCCGCCGCCCACGCACATGGTCTCCACGCCGAACTGCTTGTCGTGGGTCGCCAGGTTGTTCAGCAGGGTGGCGGTGATGCGGGCGCCGGTCATACCGAACGGGTGGCCCAGGGCGATCGCCCCGCCGGACACGTTCAGCTTGTCCTCGTCGATGCCCAGCTCGCGAGCCGAGCCCAGCACCTGTACCGCAAAGGCCTCGTTGATCTCGAACAGGTCGATGTCCGAGACCGACATCTTGGCGTTCGCCAGCGCCTTCTTGACGGCTTCGATCGGGCCCAGACCCATGATCTCCGGCGACAGGCCCGACACCCCGGTGGACACGATCCGGGCCAGCGGCTTGAGACCCAGCTCCTTGGCCTTGGTGTCGCTGGTGATGATGACCGCGGCGGCGCCGTCGTTCAGCGGGCAGGCGTTGCCGGCGGTGATCGTGCCGTTGGGCCGGAACACCGGCTTGAGCTGGCTGATCTTCTCGTAGGTGGTGCCGGCGCGCGGGCCGTCGTCGGTGCTCACCACGGTGCCGTCGGGCAGCGTGACCGGGGAGATCTCACGGGCGAAGAAGCCGCTGTTGATGGCCTCCTCGGCGCGGTTCTGGCTGCGCACGCCCCAGTGGTCCTGGTCCTCGCGGCTGATCCCGGTGTGCAGTACCACGTTCTCGGCGGTCTGGCCCATCGCGATGTAGACGTCCGGCAGCAGTCCGTCGGCGCGGGGGTCGTGCCACTCGGTGGCACCGGCCGCGGCGGCCTCCGAGCGGGCCATCCCGTCGTTGAACAGCGGGTTCTTGCTGTTCGGGGCGCCGTCGGCAGCACCGATGGCGAACTGCGAGACGGTCTCCACACCGGCGGAGATGAACGCGTCACCCTCGCCGGCCTTGATCGCGTGGAACGCCATCCGGGTGGTCTGCAGCGACGACGAGCAGTACCGGTTCACCGTGGTGCCGGGCAGGAAGTCGTAGCCGAGCAGCACCGAGACCACGCGGCCGATGTTGTAGCCAGAGGCGCCGCCCGGCTGGCCACAGCCCATCATCAGGTCGTCGATCTCGCGCGGGTCCAGCGCAGGCACCTTGTCCAGGGCGGCCCGCACCATCTGGGCGGCCAGGTCGTCGGGCCGCATGGTGACCAGGGATCCCTTACCGGCCCGGCCGATCGGCGAACGCGCAGTTGAGACGATTACAGCTTCAGGCACTTCTGGCTCCTTGAGATCGGGTAATAGAGCCGAATCTAGCCCGACGAGGCCACCACGCGGGAATCGGGCCGGTCCAGCACAGCGCAGAGCGCCGGGATCATTTGGCCCGCCGCCAGGGCGTAGCCCGCCGCCGACGGGTGGTACTGGTCGGCGGCGAACAGCAGTTGCGGGCTGTCATGAAATTCTCGTGCCCGGAAGTCGGCGAAGGGCACGGCGATACCGCCGGCTGCTTTCACCGCCAGGGTCTGCGCCCGGGCCAGCTGGCACGCCCGGGCGTGTGCGACCCAGCGCAGCGGTCGCGGTATCGCGCTGATCGCCCCGAACTTGGGGCAGGTGCCCACGATCACCACCGCGCCGCTGGCGCGCAGTCGCTTTACCGCGGCGCGCAGGCGCTGCACCGAGCCGGCGATGCTGTGCAGTGCGGTCACGTCATTGGCGCCGATCATGATCACGGCAACGTCCGGTGGCGGACCCGCGACAAACATCGCGTCCACCTGGCCGGCCAGGCCTTTAGAGGTGGCGCCCACAATTGCCTTAGTGCTCAACCGAATCCGCATACCGGTGCGCTCCGCCAGTGCTTTGGCGATCAACGCGCCGGGAACCTCTGCCCCCGAATGGCAGCCATACCCGGTCGCGGTGGAGTCGCCGAAAATCATCAGGTGCAGGTCGACATTCGCCCCGCGGCGAAAAGGCTGAACTTGCGCGTCGTCGGGACCGTATAAACCGTCAGCACGCGGTGGAAGATCCCAAGCCTTGGGGATCGTCTGACGGGCCCGGTCGGCCTGGCCCGCCAGAAGATTGCGCACACCCAGATAGAGGGTGCCGCCAAAAGCGACCACGCCCGCAGTGGCCAGCGTGACCGTCGACTGTCGCGTTGCCCCGATCGCCATGTCGGTGATTTTAGGGAAAGGACGCCCGTGTCACCTGAGCGCAGCAAACAAATATGGTCACGAAGCGGACCCGATGCAGTATCGGAACGAATCATAAGATTTCTTCTCAATTTTTCGCGTGTGACGATAAGTGGTACCGCGTTGGCTGTGCCGGCCCGGGCCGGCTGGAGGGAGTGTCCATCATGACCGCACCCGACACAATTCCCAGCTCCTTACGTGTTCGCACCCGCCTGTATCCCAGTCCGCGACCCTACCGTTACGGCCGTCACGACGGGCTGCCCGTCGAGGTTTCCGAGGAGTCGACCAGCGTCGAGGGCCGGATGGCATGGCTGGCGGCCCGGGCCACGATTCGGCCGGTTCTCTCGGTCGGCAGCTACCTTCCGCGGATGCCATGGCCGTTCGGATTGCTCGACTTCGCCGCTAAGGCGATGTTGCCGGCGCCGGGCACCATCCGCGCCACCATCCGGCTGCCGCGTTGCAAGGCGCAGATGGTGCGCGCTGCCGGTGTCCTACCTGCCGACGGCACTCGTCGCGTCGTGCTCTACATGCACGGCGGGGCCTTTCTGGCCTGTGGGGCCAACACCCACGGCCGGCTCGTCACCAAGCTGTCGAAGTACGCCGACAGTCCGGTCTTGGTGGTCGAGTACCGGATGATCCCCAAGTACTCCATCGCCGACGCGGTCGACGACTGTTACGACGCCTACCGCTGGTTGCGCCGTCAGGGCTACGAGCCGGACCAGATCGTGCTGGCCGGTGACTCGGCCGGCGGTTACCTGTCGCTGGCGCTGGCCGAGCGACTGTTGGACGAAGGCGACGAGGAAGTGCCGGCCGCGATCGTCGCGATGTCGCCGCTGCTGGAGATCGCCAAGGAAGCCAAGAAGGCACACCCCAACATCCACACCGGTGCGATGTTCCCGCCCAAGGCATTTGACGCGTTGGTGGAACTGGTGGAAGCCGCGGCCCGCCGCGACCGCACCCACGGCAGTGAAGTTCTCGAACCACTGCAGCACGTCCGGCCGGGACTTCCACGCACCCTGATCCACGTCTCCGGCTCCGAGGTGTTGCTGCACGACGCCCGTCTCGGCGCCAACGTCCTCGCGGCCGCCGGTGTACCGGTGGAGCTGCGGGTGTGGCCCGGCCAGATTCACGTCTTCCAGCTCGCCGCCCCGTTCGTGCCCGAGGCGACCCGCTCATTGCGTCAGATCGGCGAATACATCCGGGAAGCCACCGGTTGATCCGCCCGGTTGATAAGGCCCGTCTCGCTGAACCGCTGGATCGTAGGGCGGTTCCAGCTTCGGCTCTCCTCCGTCGAGCCTCGCTGAACCGCCGGGTCGTGGGGCGGTTCCAGCTTCGGCTCTCCTCCGTCGAGCCTCGCTGAACCGCCGGGCAAATAACCTGAGACGATGGCAGGCATGCGGATAGCGAGCCACATCAGTGAACTCATCGGCAACACTCCACTCGTCGAGTTGACTTCGATCGTTCCCCCCGGCGCCGGCCGGGTGGTGGCCAAAGTCGAGTACCTCAACCCGGGTGCCAGCTCCAAGGACCGCATCGCGGTGAAGATGATCGACGCGGCCGAGGCCAGCGGTGCACTTAAGCCCGGCGGCACCATCGTCGAACCCACCTCCGGCAACACCGGCGTCGGCCTGGCTCTGGTGGCCCAGCGCCGCGGCTACAAGTGCGTGTTCGTCTGCCCGGACAAGGTCAGCGAGGACAAGCAGAACGTGTTGCGGGCCTACGGCGCCGAAGTGGTGGTGTGCCCCACGGCAGTACCCCCGGACGACCCGGCCAGCTACTACAGCGTCTCCAACCGGCTTGTCGAGGAGATCGACGGCGCCTGGAAGCCGGATCAGTACTCCAACCCCGCAGGCCCTGAGAGTCATTACGAGACCACGGGTCCGGAGATCTGGGCCGACACCGACGGCCAGATCACCCATTTCGTCGCCGGGATCGGAACCGGCGGCACCATCACCGGCACCGGCCGCTACCTCAAAGAGGTGTCGGAAGGCCGGGTGCAGATCATCGGTGCGGACCCCGAAGGCTCGGTGTACTCCGGTGGCACCGGCCGACCGTATCTGGTGGAAGGAGTCGGCGAGGACTTCTGGCCGGCCGCCTACGACCCGAGCATTCCCGACGGCATCATCGCGGTCTCCGACGCCGATTCGTTCGACATGACCCGGCGCCTGGCCCGGGAGGAGGCGCTGCTGGTCGGCGGCTCCTGCGGGATGGCCGTGGTGGCGGCCGTCGAGACCGCCGTCAAGGCCGGCCCCGACGCACTGGTCGTCGTCCTGCTGCCCGACGGCGGGCGCGGCTACATGTCGAAGCTGTTCAACGACTCCTGGATGTCGTCCTACGGGTTCCTGCGCTCGCGGCTGGACGGTTCGACCGTGCAACCCACGGTCGCCGACGTGCTGCGGGCCAAGTCGGGCGTGCTACCGGACCTGGTGCACACCCACCCGGCCGAGACTCTGCGCGACGCCATCGGGATCCTGCGGGAGTACGGGGTGTCGCAGATGCCCGTCGTCGGGGCCGAACCGCCGGTGATGGCCGGAGAGGTGGCCGGCAGCGTGTCCGAACGCGACCTGCTCTCCGCGGTGTTCGAGGGCCGCGCGAAGCTTGCCGACGCGGTGTCGCAGCACATGGGACCGCCGCTGCCACTCATCGGATCCGGCGAGGTCGTCGGCGTCGCCGCCACCACGTTGGCCGAGGTCGACGCGGTGATGGTGGTCGAGGACGGCAAACCGGTGGGCGTCATCACTCGCCACGACCTCCTGGGCTTTTTGTCCGACGGGCCACGCCGCCGATAAGGCGTTCACGTTCACTGTCCTGCGGTAGCGTTTGGACCGTTCACCGACACGACCCGAAAGGGTGGAGATGACCGATTTTCCGCCGCCCCCGCAGGGCAACTACCCACCCCCGTCCGGTGACTTCCCGTCGCAGGGCAACTACCCGCCGCCACCTCCCGGCAATTACCCGCCGCCTCCGGGTAACTACCCCCCGCCGCCCCCTGGCAACTACCCGCCCCCGCCGCCCGGGAACTACCCCCCGCCGCCGCCGGGCAATTACCCGCCCCCGCCTCCGGGCTACGGCGCGTACCAGGGCGCAGCCGGAAACCCGGTGGGCCAGCTGCCGCAAGAGGCCTACACCTCGTGGCTGACTCGCGTCGGCGCCTACTTCATCGACTTCCTCCCGATCCTGGTGCTCTACGGCATTCCGTCGATGATCGCCGGAACCACCGCCGACAAGGAGTGCATCACCAGCTCCGACGGATTCGCCTGCACGGTCACGCCGTCGAGCACCGGCGCGGCACTGATGTTCGTCGGCTGGTTGGCCGCACTCGCCTACGGGATCTGGAACTACGGCTATCGGCAGGGCACCACCGGATCGAGCATCGGTAAGTCGGTGCTGAAGTTCAAGGTGGTCTCCGAACAGACCGGTCAGCCCATCGGGTTCGGGATGTCGATCGTGCGCCAGTTGGCACACATCATCGACGGCGCGATCTTGTGCATCGGCTACCTGTTCCCGCTGTGGGACGCCAAACGCCAGACGATCGCTGACAAGATCATGACCACCGTCTGCTTGCCGATCCGTTGAGTCAGAAACAACCCCACAGCAATACGGGCCTGTCCACCACGGCGATCCATGCCGGGTTCCGTCCGGATCCGGCAACCGGGGCCGTCAACGTACCGATCTACGCCAGCAGCACCTTCGCCCAAGACGGCGTCGGCGGCCTGCGTGGCGGATTCGAGTACGCGCGCACCGGCAATCCGACCCGGGCCGCACTGGAGACCGCGCTGGCCGCGGT includes these proteins:
- a CDS encoding rhodanese-like domain-containing protein — protein: MTATHVTSRIDLLLESARAKLHRLTADEVPEALRNGAHLVDIRPAAQRAEEGQVPDALVIERNVLEWRCDPTSDARLPQAVDDDVQWIILCSQGYTSSLAAAALQDLGLHRATDVIGGYQALAAVGELVEPAPLAALSVGVQQGAEPFSLLRGPRRWM
- a CDS encoding alpha/beta hydrolase; this translates as MSATATDTATAETPPEAIARAPWWVRHYTFTGTAMGLVFLWLSLTPSLLPRGPLFQGLVSGGSGAIGYALGVFSVWLVRYMRSKDTSPPAPRWAWRVLIPVAAVIHLWVVWTIHGWQDQMRDLMGVPHLTWYNYPQAGAIAVVTLFILVEIGQLIRMLIRFLVRQLERVAPPRVSAVVAVSLLVALVVAVLNGLVLKTAMHVMNSTFASVNEETSPDRAAPSTRLRSGGPESLASWESLGHQGRIFVANGPTVAQLSAFNGAPATEPIRAYAGLNSAHGIKETAELAAAELARTGGLSRAVVAVATTTGTGWINEAEASALEYMFNGDTAIVSMQYSFLPSWLSFLVDKENARQAGQALFEAVDKQIRALPEAQRPKLVVFGESLGSFGGEASFMSLNNVLARTDGALFSGPTFQNTIWTDLTINRDPGSPQWLPIYHDGRAVRFVARPQDLARPDTPWGAPDTPRVVYLQHASDPIAWWHPDLLYHKPDWLREPRGYDVLPQVHWTPIVTFLQVSADMAVAIDVPDGHGHSYVADAADAWAAILHPASWTPEKTERLRPLLHSNA
- a CDS encoding enoyl-CoA hydratase, whose protein sequence is MTYETILVDRDGRVGTITLNRPQALNALNSQVMNEVTTAAAEFDADPGIGAIIITGSAKAFAAGADIKEMADLSFAEVFAADFFAAWSKLAAVRTPTIAAVAGHALGGGCELAMMCDLLIAADTAKFGQPEIKLGVLPGMGGSQRLTRAIGKAKAMDLILTGRTIDAAEAERSGLVSRVVPADDLLAEAGQVAATIAGMSLSAARMAKEAVNRAFESTLAEGLLYERRLFHSAFATDDQTEGMAAFTEKRAPNFTHR
- a CDS encoding enoyl-CoA hydratase/isomerase family protein, coding for MTGESDEVLAHVDNGVGLLTLNRPKAINSLNLPMVTAMTAALSIWAEDPAVTAVVLTGAGERGLCAGGDVVAIYHSAKSDGADARRFWYDEYLLNARIGGFGKPYVSLMDGIVMGGGVGVGAHANTRVVTDTTKMAMPEVGIGFIPDVGGTYLLSRSPGRLGLHVALTGAPFSGPDAIALGFADHYVPHAALEAFTAAIIADGVDSALAAHATDAPASQLAAHRDWIDECYAHDTVAQIVDALAGHASPDANAAAELIGTRSPVACAVTLEAVRRAGRLTTLEDVLIQEYRVSCASLRSHDLVEGIRAQLVDKDRNPQWSPATLAEVSAADIESYFVPAEPDLTF
- a CDS encoding Bax inhibitor-1/YccA family protein; protein product: MRETSNPVFRSLPKQGGGYAQFGTGMAGATQQVGQTYQVDPSLAQYQQREVTRPLTIDDVVTKTGITLGVLSVAAIISFFMVSANQALAGPLTFVGAFGGLAVVMVAMFARKQDNKAVVLSYAVLEGLFLGAISWVLTAFTVGTGNAGSMIGQAVMGTLGVFGGMLVVYKTGAIRVTPKFTRMLVAGMFGVLALMIGNLVLSLFGVGGGEGLGLRSGGTLSIIFSLVCIGIAAFSFLIDFDAADQLIRAGAPEKAAWGIALGLTVTLVWLYLEILRLLSYFQSE
- a CDS encoding acetyl-CoA C-acetyltransferase → MPEAVIVSTARSPIGRAGKGSLVTMRPDDLAAQMVRAALDKVPALDPREIDDLMMGCGQPGGASGYNIGRVVSVLLGYDFLPGTTVNRYCSSSLQTTRMAFHAIKAGEGDAFISAGVETVSQFAIGAADGAPNSKNPLFNDGMARSEAAAAGATEWHDPRADGLLPDVYIAMGQTAENVVLHTGISREDQDHWGVRSQNRAEEAINSGFFAREISPVTLPDGTVVSTDDGPRAGTTYEKISQLKPVFRPNGTITAGNACPLNDGAAAVIITSDTKAKELGLKPLARIVSTGVSGLSPEIMGLGPIEAVKKALANAKMSVSDIDLFEINEAFAVQVLGSARELGIDEDKLNVSGGAIALGHPFGMTGARITATLLNNLATHDKQFGVETMCVGGGQGMAMVVERLS
- a CDS encoding SGNH/GDSL hydrolase family protein → MAIGATRQSTVTLATAGVVAFGGTLYLGVRNLLAGQADRARQTIPKAWDLPPRADGLYGPDDAQVQPFRRGANVDLHLMIFGDSTATGYGCHSGAEVPGALIAKALAERTGMRIRLSTKAIVGATSKGLAGQVDAMFVAGPPPDVAVIMIGANDVTALHSIAGSVQRLRAAVKRLRASGAVVIVGTCPKFGAISAIPRPLRWVAHARACQLARAQTLAVKAAGGIAVPFADFRAREFHDSPQLLFAADQYHPSAAGYALAAGQMIPALCAVLDRPDSRVVASSG
- a CDS encoding alpha/beta hydrolase; translation: MTAPDTIPSSLRVRTRLYPSPRPYRYGRHDGLPVEVSEESTSVEGRMAWLAARATIRPVLSVGSYLPRMPWPFGLLDFAAKAMLPAPGTIRATIRLPRCKAQMVRAAGVLPADGTRRVVLYMHGGAFLACGANTHGRLVTKLSKYADSPVLVVEYRMIPKYSIADAVDDCYDAYRWLRRQGYEPDQIVLAGDSAGGYLSLALAERLLDEGDEEVPAAIVAMSPLLEIAKEAKKAHPNIHTGAMFPPKAFDALVELVEAAARRDRTHGSEVLEPLQHVRPGLPRTLIHVSGSEVLLHDARLGANVLAAAGVPVELRVWPGQIHVFQLAAPFVPEATRSLRQIGEYIREATG
- a CDS encoding cystathionine beta-synthase, producing the protein MRIASHISELIGNTPLVELTSIVPPGAGRVVAKVEYLNPGASSKDRIAVKMIDAAEASGALKPGGTIVEPTSGNTGVGLALVAQRRGYKCVFVCPDKVSEDKQNVLRAYGAEVVVCPTAVPPDDPASYYSVSNRLVEEIDGAWKPDQYSNPAGPESHYETTGPEIWADTDGQITHFVAGIGTGGTITGTGRYLKEVSEGRVQIIGADPEGSVYSGGTGRPYLVEGVGEDFWPAAYDPSIPDGIIAVSDADSFDMTRRLAREEALLVGGSCGMAVVAAVETAVKAGPDALVVVLLPDGGRGYMSKLFNDSWMSSYGFLRSRLDGSTVQPTVADVLRAKSGVLPDLVHTHPAETLRDAIGILREYGVSQMPVVGAEPPVMAGEVAGSVSERDLLSAVFEGRAKLADAVSQHMGPPLPLIGSGEVVGVAATTLAEVDAVMVVEDGKPVGVITRHDLLGFLSDGPRRR
- a CDS encoding RDD family protein, with amino-acid sequence MTDFPPPPQGNYPPPSGDFPSQGNYPPPPPGNYPPPPGNYPPPPPGNYPPPPPGNYPPPPPGNYPPPPPGYGAYQGAAGNPVGQLPQEAYTSWLTRVGAYFIDFLPILVLYGIPSMIAGTTADKECITSSDGFACTVTPSSTGAALMFVGWLAALAYGIWNYGYRQGTTGSSIGKSVLKFKVVSEQTGQPIGFGMSIVRQLAHIIDGAILCIGYLFPLWDAKRQTIADKIMTTVCLPIR